ttaaagaggtcaaacatttcctgtagttgttcaccaggtttgcacacactgcaggagggattttgggccgctcctccacacagatcttctctagatcagacaggtttctgggctgtcgctgagaaacagggagtttcagctccctccaaagattttctattgggtttaggtctggagactggctaggccattccagaaccttcatatgcttcttacggagccactccttggttttcctggctgtgtgcttcggctcattgtcatgtcgaaagacccagccatgacccatcttcaatgctctgactgagggaaataggttgttccccaaaatctcttagtacatggccacagtcatcctctccttaatacagtacagtcgtcctgtcccatgtgcagaaaaacaccccaaagcatgatgctaccaccatgTCAGGTTTATCAATTAgagattcattaaacaggacaaaaaaaggaagcaaacacaccagttcaagtttgacagctcacgagaagagaggagaggagcCGTCTCGTGCCATTCACCAcggcactctctgattatcctctcctcagcattTCTATTTAAGTTTCAAAAcgtcccttatttacatggattttTGCAAAAAGGAGACGGGCGAGCAAAAcgtagttggaaacaaagtgtacttggttgtttgtgtatatgtgcatgtgtgtggaagattgctgagtatgtgtggtcatcatttctttaacagacaagtgctcctggttctaataATTCTGATTATTAGATGTTTTTACTCTTGTGCTATTTCCTGataggcggctgccacgttatctagagcaaagcatttctttattggaagcagatgtatgagaattatattcacaattattcctacatttcccccctatttatcctacatttgcgaCCACGTTatctggagcagagcaaagcattcttcattgcaggcagaaactgTGACtcaattggagcagagcaaaatTACACTAGGAGGAAAAATATAGGACTAatcacttgtaatcttctggatcaaaGAACAGACCTAGAAGAGAATTCATAACATCATGGTAAACACTGTCATTTCCCTGTTGttccaatagtggatatatttgtCAATTTTGAATATGTGGGGGCAatagtggttataagttggttaagcgATGTCCTTACGCAGGGGATACAACATCTacacaatgtaagaatagctgcaaacacagctatagaaactaggacagtagtttttagatttgccaaactttttttccccccaccacaaagaccaggctgatgtgttcaaAAGCACCCACAAAACATGATGCCACCAtggtagggatggtgttcctgggatggaactcatcattccatcttcctccaaacacggtttgtggaatactgaccacaaaaccttctcctatgactcctccgtatcatccaaatggtcattggcaaacttaagacgggccttggcatgtgctggtttaagcaggggaaccttccgtgccatgcgtgatttccaaccatgacgtcttcgtgtattaccaacagtcaccttggaaacggtggtcccggctcttttcaggtcattgaccaagtcctgtcgtgtagtccgaggctgattcctcacctttctgaggacAATTGAaagcccacgaggtgatatcttgcaaggggctccactccgatttgaGATtgacattttgtaatgattgctccaacagtggaccttttttcatgcatctgcttggcaatttctagccgtgtggagttgcacaattttgtctctgtctttggacacctcttagttcttggccacgttacaggtttgagtcttactgattggatggggtggacaggtgtctgtaTGCAgctcatgacctcacacaggtgcatcagattcaggataatacatggagtgggggtggaattttaaaggcggactagcaggcctttgagggtcagaattctatctgatagacaggtgttcaaatacttatttgcagctgtatcacacaaataaatcgttgaaaatatcaaatggttatttctggattttttttttttaaagattctcTCTGatagcggacatgcacctacgatgaaaatttcagacccgtccatgatttctcagtgggagaacttgcaatatagcaagagattcaaatacttattttcttcactgtagtacaGCCGTCACCTATCTAGTTCAAACTTGCTTGACATTTCATCAATTCCCATTTGTTTTGCTGCAGTGCCTCTTGAGCCAGCAAACAGCTTAAAATGGAAACgtacccccaccccactcccaccctttttttttttgatgttgtGCTGGAATATATAGTTTGTGAGGTTCAACACACATCGACACGGAAAATATTGcatagtatctttttttttttgttttgtttttgtttttttttttttttgggccacccAAAGTGATCTCCGGGGTCGTGCATTGCTCTTGTCCATGATAATCTTTGCTCTGGCTCAGTGTTTggatgtcattttaaaaaaaaaaaaatacaattttaactaACAATCCTGACCTATTATCGGGGAGTCCATCAAGATCTGTGAGTTTTCCGTTGTACCCAAACACAAATCCTacgttaaacatttttttttttaccccaatttCACCTATATTCTAGATCCCCTCGGAGGAGGAGCCTGAGCCGCAGTCGCAGCAGGTGTGTAcatataaagttttttttttttggttcgttGCATTTATGAATTATTAAGCATGAATCTCTCCCCCATCCCTTTCAGGTCTCTCTCGCGAGACAGGCGCAGATACCGATCTGTTTCCAGAGACAAGACCCGTAAGCGTTCAAGATCGTTCTCACGGTCAAGGAGGTACGCATattgttaaacttttttttttttttttttgcaagttacCCTTGCTGCAATACTATTTGGTCCTTTATCGTTTCCATTGTTTGTTCTCCTTCCTCTGCAGCCGTTCTCGTTCGAACGacaggaaatgaagatgtcacaGAATGGCTTTTGTGGGAGGGAACTCGCATTTTTATAGTCATGCTTTCTTTTTAGATGTTTGTACCAACTCAAGGTGACGTTCGGTTTGTCCAAGTAACTTTGTCATTGCATTCAGTTCAATAAGGGGTATAGTTTTCTTCTATAGCCACGTAAATTCAGATGATTGTTTGgtcttttgcagtttttttttaatgattgaatTTTTCCTTCCTGTTATCCActtaatcagattttttttttttttattttgatattcaTTTGTGATGGAAAATGGAATTGAATGGTGCTGTTACCTAAAGTAGCATCTGCAACTATTTTACAttctcacattttcaaaacaagccacttctttttttttgttgctattttaGCTCTGACAACCTTGCAAATTAAGTTGAaccattttcatcaataaaataaaatttgcgtgacacgttgttgttttttttttttttttttttttatgatacccTGTTGCAACAGTAAAAGTAGTAAGTGTTAGTCATGCATAGGAAGCTTCCAGTCACTTGCCGTCGAAGACACACCTCTCACACATGACTTCCTCCTCCAGTCGTGACTGCTGGTTTATGTTAGCTATCTGACGCAGACTTACATCAGGGTGAGTGTTTCTAATTTGAActcttaatttgttttttaataaaaaatgcatgaaatatTTTGGACACTTGGAAGTAGTTCAGATGTGTCAAGTGCTTAACATTTGATAAGTGACCTACGTGTATACTCTGTTTATATTCCCCTTGAATTAAAACGTATAGGAGGACAGATAATCATGCCCGGTCCCAGTGGGAAAAAGAGACTCGGCTCTCGTCGGAAGGTGGCAACACGCGTTGGAATGCAAGACGATTTGAGCGCAGGAGATCACTCACCTGTACTGCACCCACAAGAGATTGCGCAATCTTTCAGCGACCTGTCTAATGAAGGCCAAGCTCACTGGGTACGTTCATCAGAGGAGAAATCAAGCAAGCTTGGCTCGAGCAGGCAAAGCAAGAGACGCGATGCTGAGCTGTCCTCCATTGAGCCAGGCCACAAAAGTACAGAGGAAGTTGAGCAAATAGTCAGTACAGAAAAACTCCAAACAGAAATGTCACCTGCTGCACAAGCAGTTAGACAAAAAGACTTTAGTGAGCTAGATGATTGTGAGTCAATTTTCGGAACACATTTGTATTCAGATTTCACACCCGGTCATGGGTTTGAGCCTTTGAGTCCCACCTATCTGGGTGCCGGAGTGCAGATACGTCCTCCCGAATGTGAAACATTGCATCTGGGTCGAGATGACGCAGAGAGCGACTGTAAGCAGGGTGTCGGTTTACATGACCAGTCAGAGTTCGCAATGTCAGCACAGCATGTTTTGGAGGATGCAGAAAATGAAGACCCGTTAGAGCCAGTTGAAGCTTTACAGGATGAATTTAGTGTCGAATCAGAGGAAATGGATTTTCTGAGCAGTCCTGAGAGACGCCCTGAAAAAAAGAGTTGCCGTGAAAATGTTGATGTAAGTATTGTTGAGCAAGGGAACTGTTCAGCAATTGGGGAAATGCCTACAAATGAGGAACATGAGCCTTTTCGCTGTTCACAAGTCAGAAGTGCTCAGGTTCCAGGCCTTGTTGAAATAAAAGAGGCAGTGTCATCCAAATCCGACCAAATTGATTTTACTGACTTTGGGACACCTGAAGATAAACGAGATAGCCTCAAACGTCTTGGAAGTTTCACAATTGAAACTGGGGGAACACATGAAGCTGAGTTGAGTGTGAAAACCTGTGCTGATCCACAGGACATATGGGAAGCACAGTTGTTGAAAGAACAGACAAAAGGGTGGAACCAGAAAGAATACAGTCAGCCACCTGACACCAACGGGGCACGTGTCCATGTAGAAAAGAACGACTCTGCACCTTTTCAGGAAAATTGCATCGACGACGAAGTGAAGGCTGCTGATGGAGTCTCGAGTACAGTGTTGGATGGTGGTTTGTCTCCACCAGTGTCCAACCAGAGAGTGTTGTTTTCGAATCCCAAACTATCAACAACAATGCAAGTACAGATGTGAAGAGAAACTTCTTCAGCCCAGCCAGGAACAGGAGAAAACTGGGGTCTAGTCGCCGGAACAAAGGAAGCCATGCGTCGATCGATCCTGCTGAGATGTGCAGTGATGACGATGACCTTGCAAAGAAAAGCGATCACGGTGATGATCCCTCGAGAACGAAAGATGCGATATGTACAATAGAAGCAGCTGAGAAAGAAACCGCACAGCTGAAAGGAATGGACAGTTGCCAGACTCTTCCAGGTGAAGACGTGAATGATCTTGTCAGACACAACATCAGTTTCAACACAACTGTACCCGAAATGCTAACACACCATTCAAGTTACCAGATCATTCCAGAGGTGGGCGAACTTGCCCTTGTTGActccaaaacaaaagcaggGGAGGAAATGGAAACTTTTTTGCAACATAGTCAAAACGCAAGTCTTGATGATTCGATGAGTCGCCTACGTGAGGGTGCACTAGTGTCAACTGTTACACAGGCGACAACCACATCTGAAAGCAGTCTACATAAAGATGCAGAAATGGAGTACAGTGCAGCAGTACTCACAGTTTCTTCACCATTTCCGAGCACATCCACAGATAAACACGAGAACTTTAGCTTTTCTCAAGTCACAGTAGCTCAACATCCTGGCAAGGAATTAATTAAGGAGGTTCAGTTTTTAGAAACAGGCCAAATAAAACCCGGGGAAATCTTGAGTGACAAATCTTCAAGTGGTGAGGTTGAGAAATATGTCGAAAACCTTCTCAGTGAAATTGTGGAAACGCGTATGTCTGACTTCAGCGCAAAAACCTTTCTTGATTCCCGGTTCAATCCCCAGGACAACCGTGACGACCACCCTATGAACCAGCACACCGTGGAGGTTTCGGAACAGAGACATGAAAAGGATTACGCGTGTAATACCACGGAGACTTGGACCAACACGGAAAAAACAGACCACACACAAAGTCAGGCACAGGACACTGAAGCTCAAGCAATGTCGGATGCGGAGCGGAGCAGTAAAAGAGTCTTAAGTGGAACGGCAGATAGTTTACAGTCTTTACAAAGTGAACCGCCAGAACCAAGTTTTGCCTTTGACTCCCAAACCGAGTGCAACACCGCTGGCACAGATGAGCAAAGAGACTCTTTGAGAAGCCCAATAAAAGTCTTTGCCTCTAAAGAGTACGGTGACTTTAACGAGGATGCCACTGGAAGCGCAGGGGATGACGGTGATCATCCCACAGAAATGGAATTAGCTGATATGAACAAGTCCAGGCTACCagaaatggacaatttagacacTTTTTCAGGTCAATATCCAGACTCCGTGTCGACTCAACACCTTAAGTCATTAGAAACAGGCCATGGTGAAGACAGCGGAACTTTGAGCCCAGCTAGGAACAGGAGAAAACTTGGATCTACGGAACGACGAAACAAAGGACGCTATGTCAAGGTCTTTGATCCTGAGGTATGCAATAAATCTGCAGATGAGTCTGACGGAAACAGCAGAGATGAAAAGGACTACCAAGAAACTAAAGACACGACATTTCGAGAAGAAACGGCCGAAGTGGAAATCACCAAAATAAATTGGCTTAATAAAGATACAAATATTGAACGTGGGCCGACAGAAGCCATAATGTCACCACCACAAGAGGAAGTGGAGGGACAATGTGagcctttcaacatttctggAGGACGTCGTACAGAGAATTTGGAGAACCgtgtcaaaaaaatgtttcaagaaaAGGTCAAGCCCGTAGAAATGGCAGCAGGGACTGCAGGACAGCAAGCGTCACAAGAACACATGAACCCAACACCCAAAGCCGCTGAGGAAATAGAAGTTCAACTGGTACACAGACTAAAAACTGAAGAAGACTCCATTTCTCCGAATTCAGACAGAAATGAAGTTGCCGCTTCTCAAGGGGAAGTACCAGAGACATTGTGTAACTCCAACGAACACGCCAATGTTTACCGCAAATCCAGCATGAATGTACGAGACTCGGAAGAAACCTTACAGGTAAAAGACATCGACGACGTATCTTTCAAGGAACGCTCGCTGGAAAGTGTTCTGCAAGCAAAGAAAGGCGCCCAGGAAGAAATCGGGCTTAGTTCGCAACAAATGGGACTGAGAAATTTGTCTTTGACTTCTACCGAGAAGGGAGAGAAGAGCTCCGCTCGCAGGCCCCAGATCGAAACGAAACGAGAGGCAGAAATGGACGGCGAAGACGAGACGAGAGCCCTGAAAAATGTGCAAGTTCTCGAAGATCCGGCACAGACTGGAGCATTGCACCAAGGAGAGCCGGACCTCACCGGGCTGGAGTCTGACCCGCAGCTTCCCGACAGTAGCAGACGACGAAACGTGATCCCGGCCGCCGATGATGTCGGGACTGTCTTTTCAGAGCAGGTTTCCTCTCGGTgtgcttttctttcggcttcccAGGTGGCTGATGTGACAGGAAGTGACAGTGAGATCCCGGTTGCCATGGGGACATTTCAACCTGATTATGCTCCGGTCTCCGAGGACCATGTCATGAGCTCTGCGGACATAGAGAGTAAGCGAAAACAGCAGATGTGTTCAGACAAAGGTGGTGTAGATCATGAATCTTTTTCTACGGTTGCCGCGCAAGTACCTAGCCAAGAGCGCACGGGTGCGCTACCGAATACACGAGAAATAATAACAGAAAGTGACGGAGAACCtgataaaaacttgaaaagtcCCAGTGTGAACTTGAcaaatagaaaaagaaagatgGGCACCACGCGGAGAAATCTTGGGACAATCTCAAAGCGGGACTtggagccaaagttggatacgAGCACAGAGGCAACGCTCACAGCTCCCGAACGTGGCCGTCAAGGCAAAGAGAAAGAGACCAGGCCTGATAGTTCGGGTTCTGAACCAACTCCAGAAACCGCTGGTGATCCCCCAAGCACGGCGCCGGCCCATCAGACAGCTCAAGAAAATCTAACTGCAGAGAGTCAGCCGGCTGGACGTGACATCCCGCAAAAACCGTCCACCGTGCCCAGACTCGACGCGCTCTCAGAAACTGAACCCGGCGGGGGAAAGCGGAAACTGGGATCTCGCAGGAAGTCCCGAGTGCCGCAAACGCGTGTTGATCAAAGCGAAGCCGACAACGCGATACGGACGCAACCTGAGACCAGCACGCAGCAACACGCCGAGGACGTCTTGCGAGGCCCTGAAGAATTACAAGTAAGCAGCAAGCGCAGTTTTATacttaattgttctgcctgagTTTTTATCATCTCATAAATTAATTATGGTAGTcatttggcctttttttgtttctttgctaCATTGAAGGTGACATCTGCTGAGAAAGCGACGCCGTACCGATCCCCCCAGGGTGGACTCCACCTGGGGCAAGACATTCTTTCTTTCGGTACGAACAGGCAATACTTTGACCCTTTTGCCATCCATTCAAGGCCCCGAGAACGACATCGCCCGCGTTATTCACAATACCCGTCCGCCCGCAGGCGAGTCGTCTTCTGACCTGAAAGCAAAGCGCTTTAACGTGGTCATGATCGGAGACAGCTACGTGGGCAAGACCTCCTTCATGAAGCGAGCGCAGAATGGGAAATTTTTCCCAGATTGTGCTGCCTCTGCCGGTACAAATATTATTACTCCTCCCGCAACGTATATAAttagcaacagaaaaaaaaaatgtcacgcaaACGTGTTTTAAAGGCCTCGATACGTGTTTGTGGACTGTCATCGTTGACGGCAAACCTGTGGCGCTGCAGCTGTGGGACACGGCGGGTCAAGAAAGGTAAGACGTTGACTTGCTTGAATACGTTGGCTCTTGTTCGCAAGTGCCCAAAAGGTTTcagcacccatccattttcttagccacttatcctcacaagtgtcacagggagcgctggagcttatcacggctgtcgacgggcaggaggcggggtacacaccgaactggctgccagccaatcgcagggcacgtcgacacaaacagccgcactcacaatcacacccaggggcagtttagagcacaggcgtcaaactcaaggctcgggggccagatccgatcCGCCATATGGtttcgggggccagatctgatCCGCCATATGGTTTTGTGTGGCCCCCGAAGGCTAATCGACGTTAAAACTTCAAATTGCCgtgtcataaatgacaactttgcaagcattttcgtgttaccaaacatgaacaaaatgaaaaaaacccgtttaccttgatttctgattccaaagctCGTTCACAAAttgcatgtgtaaatataatgaggcaattaaaaaaggcttttgatttaaaTGGCAACAAATGATtgaaggggcggcacggtgggtcaactagtaaagcgttggcctcacagttctgaggacccgggttcaatcccggactcgcctgtgtggagtttgcatgttctccttgtggctGTGTGGCattccggtgtcctcccacatcccaaaaacatgggacattattggacactctaaattgcccgtaggtgtgatagtgagtgcggccgtttgtctccatgtgccttgcgattggctggcaaccagttcagggtgtaccccgcctcctgcctgttgacagctgggataggctcctgcactctccgcgaccgtcgtgaggataagcggtgaagaaaatggatggatacataaatTGTTAGAATAGAGGACAGCATAATACTTCTGAATTTCAATTTTATGTCGGGTGAAAgaaatgcaagttttttttttttgtttttttttttttttttgctgcgttctgtttgtctgtctgtctcgctctctctctctctctctctctctctctctctctctctctctctctctctttcgctcccttcaatatctatatatctatattgaAGATAaggttgggctcacagttctgaggtccgtttgagttcgatcccggcccccgcctgtgtggagtttgcatgttctcccttgtgcgggttttctccagcactccctgcgaccctcatgaggataagcagcaaagaaaatggatggatttgcattGAATCAATTCacagtatttgttttcaaacatttttatgtgcaatttttatgtaaaacatgcaacattaattggacaccctcaattgcccctcggtgtgattgtgagtgcggctgtttgtctccacgtgccctgcgactggctggcgaccagttccgggtgtaccccgcgtcctgcccgtcgacagctgggataggctccagcactccctgccacccttgtgaggataagcggcaaagaaaagtgATGGATGATTGAAGGCATTTAGTCCAGCTCTCGccacccgagtgaggataaagaaaacagaaaagtcGCGAAGCCATATTTCATCTTCTGGCATGTTTCTGCGCGTCTCCTATTCAGTTCTGGCAGTACACATAAGTACTTTGAATGCGCAAACACCTTGCGTATAAACTGCGGTTTTGGGAAGGAGCTGAGGCGCTGTTAGGAGGATTATTGTTACACACGCGCGTGTTGAAAATGAAGGCTGATGGTGACCTTTTGAGATATTTCACTTTGGCGGGTCAAATAGTTTCCACCAAGAAATGTCTCGTTTTGTAACGTTACTAATGGGATTGTGGTCATCTTGTGTAATCCTAAGGATTGCATGATCACATTTTTCCAGGAAAGAtgcttttgtgattttttttattttttattttttgtgggaATTTGGCAGGCCGCAGTCATCGGACCTTAAAACCACGAGCAACATCCGAGCCTCTGCTGTCGTCACAGAGCGCTTTGActacttttctttctctttatttttttccagacaagggtttttttttttgggggggggatttttttttttttttttcgggaagtGATTGAAATTCGTATGTGTTCCTTGTTTAAGTTTCTAAACCTGCACTTAATCTTTTCCAACGCTTTATGGCCTTCAAAGGTTTCGCAGTATCACCAATCAGATATACCATAGAGCGCACGCATTCCTCCTGATGTACGACATCACTTCCTCGCAAAGCTTCGCCGCCGTCCACTACTGGGCAAGATGCATTCAGGTCGGTTTCGCAGTAATGACTTTTTTGCGCCTGTATCGCTTCAGTAAATGTCGCCTCAAAATGTTTCCTGATGAGGTTTGCAGtatgtcatatgcagtgaagaaaataagtatttgaacaccctgctatatcgcaagatctcccagttagaaatcatggaggggtctgaaattgtcatcgtaggtgcatgtccactttgagagagaaaatctaaaaagaaaaatccagaaatcacaatttaggatattttcaacgatttatttatgcgatgcagctgcaaataggtatttgaacacctgtctgtcgatcgctagaattctgaccctcgaagacctgttagtccgcctttcaaggtccacctccactccatgtattaccctgaatcagatgcgcctgtgtgaggtcgtaagctgcataaagacacctgcccaccccatacaatcagtaagactcaaacttgtaacatggccaagaccaaagagctgtccaaagacaccagagacaaaatcgtacaGCTCCgcatgactggaaagggctacggaaaaattgccaagcagcttggtgaaaaaaggtccactgttggagcgatcgttagaaaatggaagaagctaaacatgacggtcaatctcatgcaatatatcacctggtggggtctcaatgatccatagaaaggtgaggaatcagcctcggactacacggcaggacttggtcaatgacctgaaaagagctggaaccaccgtttccaaggtgactgttcgtaatacactaagacgtcatggtttgaaatcacgcatggcacggaaggttcccctgcttaaaccagcacatgccaaggcctGTTTTAaagttgccaatgaccatttggacgatacagaggagtcatgggagaaggttttgtggtcagatgagaccaaaattccACTAacaatgtttggaggaagacgaatgatgagttccatcccaagaaccacatccctgctgtgaagcatgggggtggtaacgtcatgcttttggggtgtttttctgcacatgggactggacgactgcactgaattaaggagaggatgaccgcagccatgtattgtgagattttggggaagaacctctttccctcaatcagagcattgacgatgggtcctgactgggtctttttcaacatgacaatgacccgaagcacatcaaggtgtggcctagccagtctccagacccaaacccaatagaaaatctttggcgggagctgcaactctgtgtttctcagcgacagcccagaaacccgtctgatcaagagatctgcgtggaggagtgggccaaaatccctctctcacagtggacatgcacctacagaGAAAActtctgacccctccatgatttctcagtggtaagaacttgcaacatagcagggtgttcaatacttattttcttcactgtatttagtcATAAGCCAAAGGCCCGCCTCCCTTAGAGGCGTTTATTAAGTCCAAAATGGATCCTGGCGTTTGTGCAGCACTTTGGCCTCCAAAGCACAAAACACTTCATGAAATCGGAGTCACTGTGCCTGGGGCAGTTTAATATGCAACAGCCATCTGTGACAATctgattacattaaaaaaaaaaaaaaaaaaaattgcataacaAATATTCACTTGCATTAGTGGCCgtctgaaccttttttttttttttttttttcttccaggcGATTGGACTCTGTCAATCAAAACTCTTACCCAACTTATGTGTGACTAACTGTTTGCAGGAAGGGGCCGCGGAAAACGTTCCCATTTTACTTCtgggaaataaaaatgatcacacGAAGCGGACTGTGACAACCGAAGAGGGGCAGAATGTCGCAAAGgtacgttatttttttttttctcccacttccAAAACGGTGACAATGACGGTATTATTTTTGAAAGGAGTTCAACGTCGGCTTCATGGAGTGCAGCGCCGTCACCGGCGACAACGTGATTCAGTCTTTGGAAGCCGTTGCCAGGTAATTATCTTTCTCGTCGGTATGTACGGACTTAATATTCAGGCCGCTTTGTGCGTCACCGCGCGCTGTTGTTGCCAGGTTGTTGAGTCAGAACGATGACGGAAGACAGGAAACGCCGGGATTACATAAagaacccccaaaaaacaaatcaggATGTTGTTGAACTGACGAGGAAGTGACGCAGTGCTGCGGTGCGTTATCAACTGAGCATCTGGGGAGGAATTCATttcttaaacaaaacaa
This portion of the Syngnathoides biaculeatus isolate LvHL_M chromosome 10, ASM1980259v1, whole genome shotgun sequence genome encodes:
- the rab44 gene encoding ras-related protein Rab-44 isoform X2: MPGPSGKKRLGSRRKVATRVGMQDDLSAGDHSPVLHPQEIAQSFSDLSNEGQAHWVRSSEEKSSKLGSSRQSKRRDAELSSIEPGHKSTEEVEQIVSTEKLQTEMSPAAQAVRQKDFSELDDCESIFGTHLYSDFTPGHGFEPLSPTYLGAGVQIRPPECETLHLGRDDAESDCKQGVGLHDQSEFAMSAQHVLEDAENEDPLEPVEALQDEFSVESEEMDFLSSPERRPEKKSCRENVDDNRDDHPMNQHTVEVSEQRHEKDYACNTTETWTNTEKTDHTQSQAQDTEAQAMSDAERSSKRVLSGTADSLQSLQSEPPEPSFAFDSQTECNTAGTDEQRDSLRSPIKVFASKEYGDFNEDATGSAGDDGDHPTEMELADMNKSRLPEMDNLDTFSGQYPDSVSTQHLKSLETGHGEDSGTLSPARNRRKLGSTERRNKGRYVKVFDPEVCNKSADESDGNSRDEKDYQETKDTTFREETAEVEITKINWLNKDTNIERGPTEAIMSPPQEEVEGQCEPFNISGGRRTENLENRVKKMFQEKVKPVEMAAGTAGQQASQEHMNPTPKAAEEIEVQLVHRLKTEEDSISPNSDRNEVAASQGEVPETLCNSNEHANVYRKSSMNVRDSEETLQVKDIDDVSFKERSLESVLQAKKGAQEEIGLSSQQMGLRNLSLTSTEKGEKSSARRPQIETKREAEMDGEDETRALKNVQVLEDPAQTGALHQGEPDLTGLESDPQLPDSSRRRNVIPAADDVGTVFSEQVSSRCAFLSASQVADVTGSDSEIPVAMGTFQPDYAPVSEDHVMSSADIESKRKQQMCSDKGGVDHESFSTVAAQVPSQERTGALPNTREIITESDGEPDKNLKSPSVNLTNRKRKMGTTRRNLGTISKRDLEPKLDTSTEATLTAPERGRQGKEKETRPDSSGSEPTPETAGDPPSTAPAHQTAQENLTAESQPAGRDIPQKPSTVPRLDALSETEPGGGKRKLGSRRKSRVPQTRVDQSEADNAIRTQPETSTQQHAEDVLRGPEELQVTSAEKATPYRSPQGGLHLGQDILSFGESSSDLKAKRFNVVMIGDSYVGKTSFMKRAQNGKFFPDCAASAGLDTCLWTVIVDGKPVALQLWDTAGQERFRSITNQIYHRAHAFLLMYDITSSQSFAAVHYWARCIQEGAAENVPILLLGNKNDHTKRTVTTEEGQNVAKEFNVGFMECSAVTGDNVIQSLEAVARLLSQNDDGRQETPGLHKEPPKNKSGCC
- the rab44 gene encoding ras-related protein Rab-44 isoform X3; translated protein: MPGPSGKKRLGSRRKVATRVGMQDDLSAGDHSPVLHPQEIAQSFSDLSNEGQAHWDNRDDHPMNQHTVEVSEQRHEKDYACNTTETWTNTEKTDHTQSQAQDTEAQAMSDAERSSKRVLSGTADSLQSLQSEPPEPSFAFDSQTECNTAGTDEQRDSLRSPIKVFASKEYGDFNEDATGSAGDDGDHPTEMELADMNKSRLPEMDNLDTFSGQYPDSVSTQHLKSLETGHGEDSGTLSPARNRRKLGSTERRNKGRYVKVFDPEVCNKSADESDGNSRDEKDYQETKDTTFREETAEVEITKINWLNKDTNIERGPTEAIMSPPQEEVEGQCEPFNISGGRRTENLENRVKKMFQEKVKPVEMAAGTAGQQASQEHMNPTPKAAEEIEVQLVHRLKTEEDSISPNSDRNEVAASQGEVPETLCNSNEHANVYRKSSMNVRDSEETLQVKDIDDVSFKERSLESVLQAKKGAQEEIGLSSQQMGLRNLSLTSTEKGEKSSARRPQIETKREAEMDGEDETRALKNVQVLEDPAQTGALHQGEPDLTGLESDPQLPDSSRRRNVIPAADDVGTVFSEQVSSRCAFLSASQVADVTGSDSEIPVAMGTFQPDYAPVSEDHVMSSADIESKRKQQMCSDKGGVDHESFSTVAAQVPSQERTGALPNTREIITESDGEPDKNLKSPSVNLTNRKRKMGTTRRNLGTISKRDLEPKLDTSTEATLTAPERGRQGKEKETRPDSSGSEPTPETAGDPPSTAPAHQTAQENLTAESQPAGRDIPQKPSTVPRLDALSETEPGGGKRKLGSRRKSRVPQTRVDQSEADNAIRTQPETSTQQHAEDVLRGPEELQVTSAEKATPYRSPQGGLHLGQDILSFGESSSDLKAKRFNVVMIGDSYVGKTSFMKRAQNGKFFPDCAASAGLDTCLWTVIVDGKPVALQLWDTAGQERFRSITNQIYHRAHAFLLMYDITSSQSFAAVHYWARCIQEGAAENVPILLLGNKNDHTKRTVTTEEGQNVAKEFNVGFMECSAVTGDNVIQSLEAVARLLSQNDDGRQETPGLHKEPPKNKSGCC